The Burkholderia pyrrocinia genomic sequence AGCCGGCCGTCGTAAACGGCGCCGACGACGCCCCCATCTCGATCGACGATTTCGCGAAGATCGACCTGCGCATCGCGAAGATCGTCGCGTGCCAGGCCGTCGAAGGCTCGGACAAGCTGCTGCAGCTCACGCTCGACATCGGCGAGGAAAAGACCCGCAACGTGTTCTCGGGCATCAAGTCCGCGTACCAGCCCGAGCAGCTCGTCGGCAAGCTGACGGTGATGGTCGCGAACCTCGCGCCGCGCAAGATGAAGTTCGGCCTGTCCGAAGGGATGGTGCTCGCGGCGTCGGCAACCGACGAGAAGGCCGAGCCGGGCCTCTACATCCTCGAGCCGCACAGCGGCGCGAAGCCCGGCATGCGCGTGAAGTAAGCCGCGCCGAGCGCGCCGTCGCTTGCACGAAAAAGGCCCCGCACGCATCGTGCGGGGCCTTTTTTACATGTGCGCGGTGCGACACGCGCCCGCCGTCACCGCTGCCCGAACCAGCGATCGAAGCGCCGCGTGTAGTTCAGGTCGACACCCTGGAACGTGCCGCCGTACGCGGACACCGACCAGAAGCGCGTCAGGTTGATCGTCGCCTTGAACGCGTTGCTGGCCGACTGCAGCCCCTGCTCGTAGCCGAGCACGAAGCGCTCGTTGATCGCCTTCGACACCTGCACGACTTGCGGATCGGTCAGGCCGACGTCGCTGCGGCCGATCGAGAATTCGTCGAGGCCGATGGTCTGCGCGACGCGCTTGCCGGTCGCGCTGCCGAGCAGCGCGAGCGCGGCCGTCATCGCGCCCTGCTGGCCGACGTTGTTGCCCTGGTCGGTGCCGTGCCCGAACAGCAGCCACGACAGCTTCTCGTTGTCGGTGACGTTCGGCTCCGACACGAGCTTGACCGTCGGCGACTGGATCGTGCCCGTCACCTGCACGCCGGCCTCGACCTCCTGGTTGCGCCGCATCGCGAGGATGTTGACGCCGGGGTTCGACACGGGCCCGTTGAACGTGAAGAAGCCGTTCTCGACCGCGAGCTTGCGGCCGAACGACGTGTACGTCGACCCTTCGGTCACGCGCACGTTGCCGACCGCGCGCAGCGGCACGCCCGGCGCGCTCATCACGGTGATCGTGCCGCGCAGCCCTAGATCCGCGCCGTGGCCCTTGAAGCGGAAGTTGTTGCCGAGGCCGATGTCGATGTTCGCGCGCGGCGCGAGCGACGGCGCCGGCTTGTCCGTGGCCGGCGGCGGCTTCGCGACCGCGGTGCCGGTCGGCGTCTCGCCGCGCACCGTGCCGTCCGGCCGCACGATCACGACGTCGTCGGACAGGTGCGGCGCCGATTCCTCGGGCAGGTCGAACAGCGCGCGGTCGACGACGAACTTGCCGTCGATCGACAGCGCGCCGCGCGGCCCGTCGTTCGCGACCGTCGCCTTGCCCGACAGCGACAGCTTGCGGTCCGGCGCCGCGAACAGTTCGAGCTTGTCCGCGACGATGCTCGCGGTCAGGTCGGGCGCCTCGCCGTCGAGGCGCACGCGGCCGAGCGCGCGCAGCGTGCCGTCGCCGCCGTGGAACTCGACCTGCTGGAATTCGACGAGGTTTTCCGAGAGCTTCACGCGCACGATGCCGTCCTTCAACTGCACGCCCTGGTCGACGAGCGTCGCGGACAGGTCGTCGCCCGTCAGCATCCCCGACAGGTTCGGCTTCACCGGCGTGCCGGCGACCGTCAGCTTCAGCGCCGCGCGCCCGCCGAGCAGGTAGCTCGGCCCGAACAGGTTGCCGGTCGCTTTCAGCGACGGGATGTCGGCGTCGATGCGGCCCGACAGCGGGCCGTCGTCGACGACCCCGAACATGCCGTCGCGCAGCGCGAACGGCACCGTGACGTTCGCATCGAGCGTGCCGATCCGGTTCGCCTTCGCGAGCGCCGTCACGTTGAGCCGGTTGCCGGGCGCGAAGCTCGCGCGCGCGGACAGGTCGGTCAGCCCGAGCGACGCGATGCCGCGCCCGCTCTCGATCGTCACGTCGCCGCCGCGGCGCTTCACCTGCACGTAGCCCGTCGCGTTCGCGCCGAGCGAGAAATCCCAGTCGGCATCGAGCACGACGTCGGTGCGCACCGGCGGCCGCTGGCCCGTCAGCTCCTGGCGGACCTCGAAGAAGCGTGCGACCGATGCGCCTCTCACCGAGCCCGCCGAGCGCATCTGGCCGTGATCGAACACGAACGACTTCAGGTCGATCGCCGCGCCTTCGAGCGTGAGCCGCGTCGCGCCGAGCGTCACGCGGCCGGCGCCGGCCGACACGGTGAGCGGCGCCTGCAGCGCGACGGCCGGCGTGCCGCGGTTCGCAAGGCGCGTGACGGTGCCGTCCCAGCGCATTCCGTCGCGGTTCTCGACCACGCCGCCATTCGCCGCGAGCGTCACGTCGATCACGCGGCCGCCGGTCGTCCCGACCGCCGATGCGTCGAGCGTGTGCTTCGCGCGCGTGCCGTTCAGATTCGCGCGCAGCGATTTCAGCTTCAGCGAGCCGAGCGCGATGTCGGTCGCATCGGCCGTGAACACGAGTGCGCCGTGCGCGCCGTCGCGGATGTCCGCGCGGCCCTGCGCGGCGCCGATCCGGTTCGATCCGACGACGACGCGCTCGGCCTTGTAAGTGGCCGTCACGTTCGGATGCGCGAAGCTGCCGGTCAGGTCGCCCTGCGCCTGCGCGAGCCCTTCCACGCCGAAGCCGAGCCGGTCGAGCTGCGGCGCGTCGACGACGAAGCGCAGCCGGTCGCCGGGCGCGCCGAAGCTGCCGCGCAAATCGACGTGGTTGCCCGCGATCGACAGGTTCGCATTGCTCGGCAGGATCCGCGAGCCGGCGAGCTGCACGACGCCGGCACCGGTCAGCGGCACGCCGTCGTACAGGCTGTCGCCGAGCTTGAAGGTCGCCTTCGTCGACACCTGCGGCGCAAACGCGCCCGACGCGGTCAGCGTGCCCGACACGCGCGTCTCGCCGCGCGTGGCCGGCGCCTTCGCCTTTGCCGTGGCGGCCGCCTTGCCGCCACCAGCCTTCGGCGCCCTCATCGCGGCGAGCAGCAGCGGATCGAACGCCGTCAGCGTCGCCTTCGCGTCGTAGCTCGAATGCGCGTCGTGGCGGAACACGCCCGTCAGGTCGATACGGCCCTTGGCCGCCGTCACGCGCGCGTCGGTCAGCACGGTCTGCTGCGGCGTCAGCGCGACCTTCGCGCGCGCGCCGAGCGCGAGCTTCGGGTCGGTCAGGTCGAAATCGACGGTCGTCACGTCGCCCGCGAGCGTCACGCCGACCGGGCCGCCCAGGCGCATCGGCCGCAACTCGGCGACGAATGCGTTCAGGTCGAGGTTCGCGACCTTCAGGTCGAAGCGGCCCTTGCCGCCCGTCAGCGTGCCGTTGCCCGTCACGCTGCCGTCGCGGATCAGTTTCAGCGCGAGATCGTCGATCCGCTGTGCGTGCGCGTCGAGATGCACGTTCGCGTGCGCATCGATCACCGGCAGCAGGTGGTCGCCGAGCGTACCGGGCTTCGCGTTGACGATCGACACGGGGCCCGTCACCGCGAAACCCTTCGCCGGCGCGGCGCCGGCCGGTGCGGTCACGGGCGCGAGTTCCGCGCGCACCGCGAGATCGGCGGCCGGCGCGCCGGGTGCGAGCGCCTGCGGGTTCACGTGATCGAACGCGAGCGACGCGCGCGTGAGCGGCACCGCACCGAACGGCGCGGCCTCGACGTGCGCGCGCCCGCTCAGCTTCATCCCGCTCGCGTCGACGTCGGCGACGAGCGCCTCGAGCGAACCGGACACGCGGGCCCGCGCGTCGACCGGCTCGTCGGATAGCTTGCCCGAGTAGGTAGCTTCGCCCGTCAGCGCGAACGGCTTCGCGCCGTCGAGCTTCGCGTGCGCGGTCAGCGCGCCGTACGGCGTATCGACGCCGCCGAGCACGAGTTCATGATGACGGCCGTCGCTGCGGCCGTTCAGCGCGAGATGGTCGAGCTGCGTCGTCGAACCGCCTTCGTGAATCGCGAGGTGATCGACGCGCAGATCGTCGATCCGCAACTGCAGCGGCAGGCTCAGATCCTGCGGCGTCGTGCTCGGCGTCGACGGCCCCGGCGCGATCCGCACGTCGATCGTGCCCGCGCGAAGATAGGCGATGGACAGCCGCCACGGCGCGCGGGTCAATTCCCAGCGGCCGTCGAGCCGGTCGATGCGGACCTCGGTGCCGGTGCCGTCGGGGCTGGTCCACGCGAAGCCTCGCAACCGCACGCCGGTCGCAAGCGAGCCGCCTTCGAGCGTGCCCGCGAGCCGTGCGTCGAGCACGCGCCCGGCCACCTGCCATGCGAGCCGCGTGCCGCGCTCGGTCGTCGCCGCGGCCAGCACGAGCCCGGCAGCCAGCACGACGAGCAGCACGGCCGTCGCGAGCGTCCACGCGACGACGCGCATCGCGCGGCCGCGGCGCGGCGCGCGCGGCGGTGCGTCGGGCGCGCCGTCGGGCGAGTCCGGATCGTGAGGCGGCGGCGTGTCGTTCGGGTCCTTCGTCATGCGGTTCGTCGTGGATGAAGCGGTACGTTCAGAAAGCGATGCCGAGCGTCAGGTACGGGCGCACGCTGTGGTTGCGCAACCCGTACGCGACGTCGACGTTGATCGGGCCGACGGGGCTGCGCCAGCGCGCGCCGATGCCGACGCCCGGATAAAACACCTTCTCGCCCCACGCATCGGTCGCGGTGCCGATGTCGAAGAACGTGGCGACGCCCCAGTCGCGGTTGAACCAGTGCTGGTATTCGGCGGTGCCCGTCATCAGGTACTTGGTCGGCAACACGGAGCCGGCGACGCTGTTGCCGATGCTCTGGTAACCGTAACCGCGCACCGAGTTCGAGCCACCCGCGCGGAACAGCAGCGACGCCGGCACGCCGGTCGAGCTGCCGCTCGTGAACACGCCGCCGAGCTCCGCGCGGAACACGAACAGGTCGCGCTTGCCGATCGGCAAATACTGCTGGCCGCGCGCGTAGCCGCGGATGAAAGTCTGGTCGGTCGCCACGCCCTTGATCGCGAAGCCGGCCTCCGCGTGGATCAGGTTGCCCGAGCGCGGAAACAGCGGATCGTCGACGTTGCGGCGCGTCCAGGCCCATTGCGGCACGAGCGCGCGGCTCGTGGTCGGCCCCGCGCCGTTCTGGTCGAGCCGGTCCTGGTAGAACATCAGCGAATACGCATAGTCGATGAACTGGCCCGTGCGCGTGCGCTGCACGCCGACCCGCGCGCTGTAGATGCGCGTGTCCGACACGTTGGTGTTCGTATACGACGCGAGCACGCTGTTGGTCCACCCTTTCTCGCCCGGCGGCATCGACAGCTGAACCTGCCCGTACTGCTGGATCTGGTCGAGCCGGCCCGACACGGTCAGCGGCCACGCGGCGCCGAACGTGTCGAGATACGTATAGGAGCCCTGCACGTGCGGCCCGGTATCGGTTGCGAAACCGACGCCGCCGCGGATGTTGTTGTACGGGAACTCGCTCACCTTCACGTGCACGGGCGTGCGCTCGGGCTTCGTCGTATCGTCGCCGACGTCGATCGCGACGCTCGCGTAGTACGGCGTGTTCTGCAACTGCCGCTGCAATTCGGTGATCCGCTGCGCGTCGTAGATCTCGCCTTCCGACAGCGGATTGACGTTCGTGACGATCTTCTCCGGATAGCGGCGCACGCCGTCGACATCGACCTTGCCGATCGTAAACGTCGGCCCGCTGTCGAACGTGACCGCGAGCGTCGCGCGCTGCGTGCGCGGATCGACGCGCGCCTCGGACGACGTGATCTTCGCGCCGAGATAGCGGCGCGACTGCAGTTGCTTGAGCGCCGCGCCCTTCGCGCCGTCCCAGTCGGACTGCGTGAACGGGTCGCCGGGCTTCAGCGAGAACGCGAAGCGGGTCGCGGCCTCCTGCTTCGGATCTTCGGTGTCGACGGGGCCCTTGAACGTCAGGTCGACCGTCGACACGACGGTCCGCGGCCCCGGATCGACCGCGATGCGCACGTCGCGCTTGCCGTCGCGCATACGCACGTCGGTGCGCACGACCGGCGAGAAATAACCGGCCGTCGCGGTCAGGTCGCGCACCTGCTGCGGCGTGGCGGTCACGAGGAAGTCGAACTGGTCGTCGCTGATGTCGTCGCGCTTCGCGAAGCGCGCAATATCGAGATGCGACTTGAGCAGCTTGCGGACCGAGCGCGGCGCGTCGATGTCGACGTCGTACTTCGCGTGGGCCGGCAACGCGAACAACGCGGCGACGCAACCCGCGAAGGCCGCCCGTGCGGCGCGGGCCGCGGCGCCGGCGCGATTGCGTGCCGCGCGCGGGCCCGGGTCATGCGCCATGTATGCTTGCTGGTTCGACTGCCCCGCCAAATATGACCTCGCCCTCGGTTGTCACGGTTTCGTGGAAACCCTGTATTTGACCACAGGGCAGCGGCCATGCCCGCACGCGCGAGGCTTTGACGCTTGCGCGCAACGACGCGCGCACGGGCCCGGGCCGCGTCGCCGCAGGTGCGGGCCCGCGGATTCGACGCGCGATTGGCGCCGGTCGTTCCCGCGATGCGGTAAAATCCCGCCAACGCGAATCCGGCGCATCGTGCGCCGCCCGAAACGGAAAATCCAGCCATGCCGTACCAGTCCGACGTCACGCAGTTCCTGAACCAGCTCAAGCAGCAGAAGCCGACGCTCGAGGAAGAGCAGCGCAAGGGCCGTTCGCTGCTGTGGGACAAGCAGCCGATCGACCTCGAAGAGCGCGCCGACCAGCAGGAATCGCGCGTGAAGCAAACGTCGTACGTCTACTACCAGAACTTCTGACGAC encodes the following:
- a CDS encoding translocation/assembly module TamB domain-containing protein — translated: MTKDPNDTPPPHDPDSPDGAPDAPPRAPRRGRAMRVVAWTLATAVLLVVLAAGLVLAAATTERGTRLAWQVAGRVLDARLAGTLEGGSLATGVRLRGFAWTSPDGTGTEVRIDRLDGRWELTRAPWRLSIAYLRAGTIDVRIAPGPSTPSTTPQDLSLPLQLRIDDLRVDHLAIHEGGSTTQLDHLALNGRSDGRHHELVLGGVDTPYGALTAHAKLDGAKPFALTGEATYSGKLSDEPVDARARVSGSLEALVADVDASGMKLSGRAHVEAAPFGAVPLTRASLAFDHVNPQALAPGAPAADLAVRAELAPVTAPAGAAPAKGFAVTGPVSIVNAKPGTLGDHLLPVIDAHANVHLDAHAQRIDDLALKLIRDGSVTGNGTLTGGKGRFDLKVANLDLNAFVAELRPMRLGGPVGVTLAGDVTTVDFDLTDPKLALGARAKVALTPQQTVLTDARVTAAKGRIDLTGVFRHDAHSSYDAKATLTAFDPLLLAAMRAPKAGGGKAAATAKAKAPATRGETRVSGTLTASGAFAPQVSTKATFKLGDSLYDGVPLTGAGVVQLAGSRILPSNANLSIAGNHVDLRGSFGAPGDRLRFVVDAPQLDRLGFGVEGLAQAQGDLTGSFAHPNVTATYKAERVVVGSNRIGAAQGRADIRDGAHGALVFTADATDIALGSLKLKSLRANLNGTRAKHTLDASAVGTTGGRVIDVTLAANGGVVENRDGMRWDGTVTRLANRGTPAVALQAPLTVSAGAGRVTLGATRLTLEGAAIDLKSFVFDHGQMRSAGSVRGASVARFFEVRQELTGQRPPVRTDVVLDADWDFSLGANATGYVQVKRRGGDVTIESGRGIASLGLTDLSARASFAPGNRLNVTALAKANRIGTLDANVTVPFALRDGMFGVVDDGPLSGRIDADIPSLKATGNLFGPSYLLGGRAALKLTVAGTPVKPNLSGMLTGDDLSATLVDQGVQLKDGIVRVKLSENLVEFQQVEFHGGDGTLRALGRVRLDGEAPDLTASIVADKLELFAAPDRKLSLSGKATVANDGPRGALSIDGKFVVDRALFDLPEESAPHLSDDVVIVRPDGTVRGETPTGTAVAKPPPATDKPAPSLAPRANIDIGLGNNFRFKGHGADLGLRGTITVMSAPGVPLRAVGNVRVTEGSTYTSFGRKLAVENGFFTFNGPVSNPGVNILAMRRNQEVEAGVQVTGTIQSPTVKLVSEPNVTDNEKLSWLLFGHGTDQGNNVGQQGAMTAALALLGSATGKRVAQTIGLDEFSIGRSDVGLTDPQVVQVSKAINERFVLGYEQGLQSASNAFKATINLTRFWSVSAYGGTFQGVDLNYTRRFDRWFGQR
- a CDS encoding autotransporter assembly complex protein TamA — encoded protein: MAGQSNQQAYMAHDPGPRAARNRAGAAARAARAAFAGCVAALFALPAHAKYDVDIDAPRSVRKLLKSHLDIARFAKRDDISDDQFDFLVTATPQQVRDLTATAGYFSPVVRTDVRMRDGKRDVRIAVDPGPRTVVSTVDLTFKGPVDTEDPKQEAATRFAFSLKPGDPFTQSDWDGAKGAALKQLQSRRYLGAKITSSEARVDPRTQRATLAVTFDSGPTFTIGKVDVDGVRRYPEKIVTNVNPLSEGEIYDAQRITELQRQLQNTPYYASVAIDVGDDTTKPERTPVHVKVSEFPYNNIRGGVGFATDTGPHVQGSYTYLDTFGAAWPLTVSGRLDQIQQYGQVQLSMPPGEKGWTNSVLASYTNTNVSDTRIYSARVGVQRTRTGQFIDYAYSLMFYQDRLDQNGAGPTTSRALVPQWAWTRRNVDDPLFPRSGNLIHAEAGFAIKGVATDQTFIRGYARGQQYLPIGKRDLFVFRAELGGVFTSGSSTGVPASLLFRAGGSNSVRGYGYQSIGNSVAGSVLPTKYLMTGTAEYQHWFNRDWGVATFFDIGTATDAWGEKVFYPGVGIGARWRSPVGPINVDVAYGLRNHSVRPYLTLGIAF
- a CDS encoding DUF3460 family protein → MPYQSDVTQFLNQLKQQKPTLEEEQRKGRSLLWDKQPIDLEERADQQESRVKQTSYVYYQNF